The Bacillota bacterium DNA segment CTTTGAATGTTTCCAGCAAACAGAGGTATCGATCAACCATTATGATACCTGGCTGCAGGGGTATTTTAATGTACTCCGGCAGGCTCTGGGTGCTGAACCTGCTTAAGTAGCCTAAAGAAACTCCTGTTGTATCAGGCTTAATAAGCAGTCGATCAAATTACCCACCCTTCGACACTATCGCGGAGCCCATGAGTCCAGGCTGCACATTTACCGGTTGAACGAATATAGAAACCGGGCACCGCGTGGTTGCTGTGCAAAAAGATCCGGCAAAGCTGCGTCGATTCCGGCGGTCACGGTGCCTGAGGGCCCGTGTATTGGTCGCGCGGGCCCTGCAACGGAAAGAAAGGGTGGCGAGGGGGGAGGAGAGGAACGGCTGGAAGTAAGGGATCCGATTTACGGACTAATCGAGTATGGGGATTTAGAAGAAAAAATTATCAATCATCGGATAGTTCAACGTCTCCGCAACATCAAGCAGCTGGCTATGGCGCATTTAGTTTACCCCGGCGCCTTGCATACAAGATTTGACCATTCGCTAGGTGTGATGCATAGCGTATGCAGGTATATGGTCACCGTATCCGGCGCATTGCTGATGCCATGCTGGTAAGAGCCATTAATCTTGCCCTCCAGGAAAACCTGGCCTCCGTTAAAAGGGTGTTTCTTGTCAATACTACAGAACTGAACGATTTTCTGGAACAAGACGATAATACGCTCCTTGAACTTATCCTTGCTCAAAGTCGGGGTCCGGCAAGGGATCTCGTACTGCGTCTAAAGGAACGGCGGCTGTTGAAAGAGGTGTTTTCGATACCCATTTCCGAGTCAGCCTTCCGGGATCACGTGGATCTGGTTAATGTGAGGGAATTGGACGATGTAAAGATCAAGCGGGCCGAAGAAAGGCTCGCGGAAATGTGGCAGATGCCTCGAGAGCTTGTTATTGTTGATAAGCAGTCGATCAAGAACCCTACTTACAAGGACCCGGTACCCAAGCTGGATCCAAACTCTATTATGGTTTTGGTAAATGTTGATGAAAAACCTGTACGTAAAGATTTTCCGCAAGTTTCTGCTGTCTTCAAAAATCTGCAAGAGCCTTTCATGGAAGGATTGTATGTGTATGCTCCCCTGGAAGGTTCTAAAGAAGAAAGGAAGGCTTTTTGTAAAAAACATAAGGAAAAGATCCTGGAGGTAATCCTCCAGGTGGCGAAGGAAGGTGAGTAAATTGACGCTTGAAGAGCGCATCCTGTTGCTGACGCTGGGAAGCAGCGAAGAAAAGATGATTTCTGGCCGAACGTTATTGCAAAAAACTATTTATTTTTTAAACGTGATGTTAGGATTGGGTATTGAATTTGTTCCCTATTATTACGGGCCTTATAGCCGAGCGGTTGCCGGTTCGCTCCAGGCCCTGCAATCCTCCGGGCTTGTGGATGAAATCGTACGACATTACCCACCCTTCGACTATTGCGGAGCCCATGAGTCCAGGCTGCATATTTACCGGTTGAACGAATATGGAAAAGCGGCGTTTAATGATATTCGGCAGAAAGAACCGGAACTGGCGAATAAGGTCAAGGAAATGCTGGAGAAGATGAAGGGTTACGCCCAGAGTTCTGATTATAAGAGCCTGTCCATCGCGGCAAAGATGTACCATATTCTGCGGGAAGCCGGAAAGGCGATTACGGTGAAAGAAATCCTGAGTCAGGCTGGCGAAATCGGATGGGAAATATCGGTCGATGATGCCGTGGAAGCACTCAAGTTTCTGCAGGGTATGGACCTGATAAAAACGAATGAGGCAGGATAGTTGTACTTCCCTTGCCGGGCCTGGTGAAGTCTTGCTGCAGTCGTGAGAGGATCTCGAATTGAGGAGCAAGATCATCATTCTGGCTCCTGGGTCGTACAATTACCTGGTCGACCGGGGTGTCGCACCCGATAAGATAGTTTACATCCCTAACGGAGTCCACCTGCGAAATTTCCGGCTGGTGAACGATGAAAAATTGCGGGTGCAATCCCGCGCGCGGTTCGGATTTACTAAATTTACCGTGGTGTATACCGGTCTTTGATTACATGGCTGCCTGCAAGCCTGTGATCTGCGCAATTCCCGGTGAGATGGCGCGGCTCGTGGAGGAAAACAAGGCAGGAGTGGCCGTCGAGGCGGAGAACCCCAGGGCTCTTGCGGCGGCAGTCGAACAGATCCTGGCCATGAGCGAGGAGGAAAGAGCGGCGATGGGGAGAAGAGGAAGGGCCCTCGTCGAACGCGAATTTTCCAGGGAGAAGTTAGCAGAGCGCCTGCTTGAAACCTTACGGTGATCGCCCGCGATTTTATCACCTCGTTGATAGTCAAAGAATCAAGCCCCAATCACGGGATTATCGAGATCGTATGAATAACGGTCACATCTAGGATTAAGTAGGGTTTGGAAA contains these protein-coding regions:
- a CDS encoding glycosyltransferase, which translates into the protein MICAIPGEMARLVEENKAGVAVEAENPRALAAAVEQILAMSEEERAAMGRRGRALVEREFSREKLAERLLETLR